The Coffea arabica cultivar ET-39 chromosome 9e, Coffea Arabica ET-39 HiFi, whole genome shotgun sequence genome has a window encoding:
- the LOC140014621 gene encoding uncharacterized protein yields the protein MDDQPVPDSSEVVEGTLPIFHRLARVLIDPGATHSFVNLIFMSGIDVQPVKLPFDLEVRTPMGNRSIITSLAYKNCEFWVGERKMLVDLVSLDIKGYDVIIGMDFLAHYHAKLDCRAKVVEFWIPGKATLKLDVKGRLASSAMISGVRARKMLFGGAQGFIAFLINAPSDQVRLEDVPVVRKFPDVFPEELKMLPPEREVEFKIDLVPGMAPISKTPYRMAPAELKELKIQLQDLLERGFVRESDSPWEAPVLFVKKKDESLRLCIDYRGLNEGHKVSKEGIAVDPAKVEAVMMWKQPETPTKELKRRLTSAPVLALPVGVEGYVVYSDASREGLGCVLMQKGKANVVADALSRKAQVAGLMVKEWDMLEEVSSWNPRLERLKILFENLTLKSPLIERIKEAQKMDPTIQKRLEKVQNGENLDFKLGSEGVLRFRDRIVVPVDEGLRREILEESHRSRYTIHPGVNKMYHDVKKLYWWDGLKKDVAKFVRKCLICQ from the exons ATGGACGATCAACCTGTACCTGATTCCTCAGAGGTTGTGGAAGGTActcttccaatctttcaccgatTAGCTAGAGTACTAATTGATCCTGGCGCAACTCATTCATTCGTGAATCTAATTTTTATGTCCGGAATTGATGTACAACCTGTTAAATTACCCTTCGATCTTGAAGTTAGGACACCTATGGGTAATAGGAGTATAATTACTAGCCTGGCCTATAAGAACTGCGAGTTCTGGGTGGGAGAGCGTAAGATGCTAGTAGATCTAGTCAGTTTGGACATAAAAGGATATGATGTTATTATAGGAATGGATTTCCTAGCGCATTACCACGCTAAGCTTGATTGTAGAgcaaaagtggtagaattttGGATTCCTGGGaaagcaaccctgaaattggatgtgaaaGGTAGGTTAGCATCATCTGCGATGATTTCGGGAGTTCGGGCAAGAAAAATGTTGTTTGGAGGAGCGCAAGGTTTCATAGCTTTCCTGATTAATGCTCCCAGTGATCAAGTAAGGTTGGAGGATGTACCAGTGGTAAGGAAATTTCCAGATGTGTTTCCCGAAGAATTGAAAATGTTACCTCCGGAGAGAGAAGTGGAGTTCAAGATTGATCTAGTGCCGGGAATGGCCCCGATTTCTAAGACTccgtaccgaatggctcctgcagagctaaaagaattgaaaattcaATTACAGGATTTATTGGAGAGAGGTTTTGTTAGAGAAAGTGATTCACCATGGGAAGCACctgttctatttgttaagaaaaaggatgaaAGTTTGAGgttgtgtattgattatcgaggATTAAATGAGg ggCATAAAGTTTCTAAAGAGGGAATTGCCGTGGatccggcaaaagttgaggcCGTTATGATGTGGAAGCAGCCAGAAACTCCAACAAAG gagttaaagaggCGCTTAACATCAGCTCCTGTGTTGGCATTGCCTGTCGGAGTAGAAGGTTATGTCGTATACTCTGATGCCTCTAGAGAAGGACTAGGATGCGTACTAATGCAAAAGG GAAAAGCCAATGTGGTAGCAGACGCTTTAAGTAGAAAGGCTCAAGTAGCGGGgttaatggtaaaagaatggGACATGTTAGAAGAGGTTAGTAGTTGGAACCCTCGCTTGGAGAGATTGAAGATTTTATTTGAGAACCTGACGTTGAAATCACCATTGATAGAGCGTATTAAAGAGGCACAGAAAATGGACCCCACGATCCAGAAAAGGTTGGAGAAAGTGCAAAACGGAGAAAACCTGGATTTTAAACTAGGGTCTGAAGGAGTGTTAAGGTTTCGAGATCGGATTGTGGTTCCAGTTGATGAAGGGTTAAGGAGAGAGATTCTAGAAGAATCACATCGATCAAGGTATACTATACACCCAGGAGTGAACAAAATGTATCACGATGTGAAGAAATTATACTGGTGGGACGGTTTGAAAAAGGACGTGGCAAAGTTTGTACGAAAATGTCTGATATGCCAGTAA